A genome region from Streptomyces xanthophaeus includes the following:
- a CDS encoding endonuclease V gives MMSVKTPADEAEARAIQDELRHQLVLTEPGPPPGRGLVAGVDVAYDDERDLVAAAAVVLDAATLEVVEEATAVGHVSFPYVPGLLAFRELPTVLAALDSLKTEPGLVVCDGYGLAHPRGFGLACHLGVVTGLPAIGVAKNPFTFTYEEPGARRGDAAALLAADGAEVGRALRTQDGIKPVYVSVGHRVSLDNACAHALALSPRFRIPETTRHADSLCRRALREAS, from the coding sequence ATGATGAGTGTGAAGACCCCCGCCGACGAGGCCGAAGCCCGGGCGATACAGGACGAACTACGCCATCAGCTCGTGCTCACCGAGCCCGGCCCGCCACCCGGTCGCGGCCTTGTCGCGGGCGTGGACGTCGCCTACGACGACGAGCGCGACCTGGTCGCCGCCGCGGCCGTGGTGCTCGACGCCGCCACCCTGGAGGTCGTCGAGGAGGCCACCGCCGTCGGGCACGTCAGCTTCCCCTACGTGCCCGGGCTGCTCGCGTTCCGCGAGCTGCCGACCGTGCTGGCCGCCCTCGACTCCCTGAAGACCGAGCCCGGCCTCGTCGTCTGCGACGGCTACGGCCTCGCGCACCCCCGCGGCTTCGGCCTCGCCTGCCACCTCGGCGTGGTCACCGGGCTCCCGGCCATCGGCGTCGCCAAGAATCCGTTCACCTTCACCTACGAGGAACCGGGCGCCCGGCGGGGCGACGCCGCCGCCCTGCTCGCGGCCGACGGGGCCGAGGTCGGGCGGGCGCTGCGCACGCAGGACGGGATCAAGCCGGTCTACGTCTCCGTCGGGCACCGGGTCTCGCTGGACAACGCCTGCGCGCACGCCCTGGCGCTGAGCCCCCGCTTCCGGATCCCCGAGACCACCCGCCACGCCGACTCCCTGTGCCGCCGGGCACTGCGGGAGGCCTCCTGA
- a CDS encoding YciI family protein, with protein MFVMELTYTAPVESVEEQMDAHIAWLDGYYAAGVFLASGRKVPRDGGVILAGGVSRAEIERISAEDPFTVAGVCDYTITEFIATKTSADLSTVRENPVT; from the coding sequence ATGTTCGTCATGGAGCTCACCTACACCGCCCCCGTCGAGTCCGTCGAAGAACAGATGGACGCTCACATCGCCTGGCTGGACGGCTACTACGCCGCCGGTGTCTTCCTCGCATCGGGGCGCAAGGTCCCGCGCGACGGGGGCGTGATCCTGGCCGGCGGGGTGTCCCGGGCCGAGATCGAGCGGATCTCGGCCGAGGACCCCTTCACGGTGGCGGGCGTGTGCGACTACACCATCACCGAGTTCATCGCCACGAAGACCTCGGCGGACCTGTCGACTGTGCGGGAGAACCCGGTCACCTAG
- a CDS encoding GNAT family N-acetyltransferase, translating into MQPRLAVPADVPELIRLRAVALDALGVDPGPADAAWRQVARAWFLERVGDRPDMRCLVVGGAPGEPLFATGMAWVTYHLPGPRWTDGRRGYLDGIVTDAPARGRGHGRRIVDALVAWLDGIGIHYVQLHASPDGEPVYRAAGFTDGRYPGMDLVTAPEPPASPPAPAG; encoded by the coding sequence ATGCAGCCCCGCCTCGCCGTTCCCGCCGATGTCCCCGAGCTCATACGCCTGCGCGCCGTCGCTCTCGACGCCCTCGGGGTCGACCCCGGGCCCGCCGACGCCGCCTGGCGGCAGGTCGCCCGCGCCTGGTTCCTCGAACGTGTCGGCGACCGTCCCGACATGCGCTGCCTGGTCGTCGGCGGGGCTCCCGGCGAACCGCTGTTCGCCACCGGCATGGCCTGGGTCACCTACCACCTGCCCGGTCCCCGGTGGACCGACGGGCGGCGCGGCTACCTCGACGGGATCGTCACCGACGCGCCCGCCCGCGGGCGCGGCCACGGCCGCCGGATCGTCGACGCGCTGGTCGCCTGGCTCGACGGCATCGGCATCCACTACGTCCAGCTGCACGCCAGCCCCGACGGCGAGCCCGTCTACCGGGCCGCGGGCTTCACGGACGGGCGCTACCCCGGCATGGACCTCGTCACCGCCCCGGAGCCCCCGGCCTCTCCGCCCGCTCCCGCGGGCTGA
- a CDS encoding WD40/YVTN/BNR-like repeat-containing protein has protein sequence MCAAALVVGVLATPAQADAAPAPDPAPLAQDLRGAGWALKDTGKDVRFRGLAAVGRTTAWVAGSKGTVLRTVDGGRSWRDVSPPGAVVEALEFRDIEAFDARRAVALAIGEGEASRVLRTEDGGATWTETFRNPDPRAFYDCLTFFDARHGLAMSDPVDGKFRILATDDGGRNWRVLPNAGMPEALPGEAGFAASGQCLVSSGPRDVWLATGGGAQARILHSADRGLTWRVAESTVPAGDPARGVFALAFRDRTRGLAVGGDYRTGQASPQAAAVSADGGRTWRQAATPPPAYRSGAVWFPYSGGTALAVGPTGTDVTTDGGRSWRSLDAGSFDTVDCAADTGCWAAGEKGRVARLERRR, from the coding sequence ATGTGCGCGGCAGCCCTGGTCGTGGGGGTACTGGCCACCCCCGCCCAGGCAGATGCGGCCCCGGCCCCCGACCCGGCGCCACTGGCGCAGGACTTACGCGGCGCCGGCTGGGCGCTGAAGGACACCGGGAAGGACGTACGATTCCGCGGGCTCGCGGCGGTCGGCCGGACCACGGCCTGGGTGGCCGGTTCCAAGGGGACCGTACTGCGCACGGTGGACGGCGGCCGCAGCTGGCGTGACGTTTCGCCGCCCGGCGCGGTCGTGGAGGCCCTGGAGTTCCGCGACATCGAGGCCTTCGACGCGCGGCGCGCGGTAGCCCTGGCCATCGGGGAGGGCGAGGCCTCCAGGGTGCTGCGCACCGAGGACGGCGGAGCCACCTGGACCGAGACCTTCCGCAACCCCGACCCGCGCGCCTTCTACGACTGCCTCACCTTCTTCGACGCCCGGCACGGGCTTGCGATGAGCGATCCGGTGGACGGGAAGTTCCGCATCCTGGCCACCGACGACGGCGGGCGGAACTGGCGGGTCCTGCCGAACGCGGGCATGCCCGAGGCGCTGCCGGGCGAGGCGGGCTTCGCCGCGAGCGGCCAGTGCCTGGTCAGCTCCGGCCCGCGCGACGTCTGGCTGGCCACCGGCGGCGGGGCGCAGGCCCGGATCCTGCACTCCGCGGACCGCGGTCTGACCTGGCGGGTCGCCGAATCCACCGTCCCGGCGGGCGATCCGGCGCGCGGGGTCTTCGCCCTCGCCTTCCGGGACCGTACGAGGGGACTCGCGGTCGGCGGTGACTACCGCACCGGGCAGGCCTCCCCGCAGGCCGCGGCCGTGTCCGCCGACGGGGGACGCACCTGGCGCCAGGCGGCGACACCGCCGCCTGCCTACCGATCGGGAGCGGTCTGGTTCCCGTACAGCGGGGGGACGGCGCTCGCGGTGGGGCCCACGGGCACCGATGTGACCACGGACGGCGGCCGCAGCTGGCGCTCCCTGGACGCGGGATCCTTCGACACGGTCGACTGCGCGGCCGACACGGGATGCTGGGCGGCGGGGGAGAAGGGACGGGTGGCGCGGCTGGAACGGCGGCGCTGA
- a CDS encoding amidohydrolase has protein sequence MRTSLVLLNARLLDPATGTFLPDTALAASGGRITALGDDSRIRALADASATVVDLKGAVVTPGLVDGHIHPVSGAELTHGLDLSGCTDLEQVRAALAAGVRDLAPGAWLSGWGLDPNAFGDGPVGTAPFDSVLDGVPATLLLFDAHSMLASRRALELAGVDGPRTFDQASAEVVCDAAGRPTGLLLEDAACELVERVAPQPTREERRDRLAAALHGMAAAGLTGGHAMDANGDSLAFYAELDAAGRLPLRLRVAPWCQPGTDADAVRALLAQQGTGGRLWRTEGVKIFMDGTIDNGTAWLEHPDRNGESTHAFWPDPEVYTRIVGEFHRAGVPTATHAIGDAAVRHVLDAVEKAQASGGPGPRVRHRVEHIETVPDDTLRRFAELGVIASVQPTHCCDFTRADHTDNWSRRLGEERASRAWRCRDLWESGATVVLGSDWPIAPYPPLGVMGGARHRRPSRDLTQAPHGPEQALTALQALQGMTVNAARAAGEEHIAGRIALGHRADLTVLAGDPLTVAATELPDLPVLLTAVDGGVTHRDTSL, from the coding sequence GTGCGCACCTCTCTCGTCCTGCTCAACGCCCGCCTGCTCGACCCGGCCACGGGCACGTTCCTGCCGGACACCGCCCTGGCCGCCTCCGGCGGACGGATCACCGCACTGGGCGACGACAGCCGCATCCGTGCGCTCGCCGACGCCTCGGCCACGGTGGTCGACCTCAAGGGGGCGGTCGTGACCCCGGGCCTGGTCGACGGCCACATCCACCCCGTCTCGGGCGCCGAACTGACCCACGGACTGGACCTGTCGGGCTGCACCGACCTGGAGCAGGTACGCGCCGCACTCGCCGCCGGAGTACGCGACCTCGCGCCCGGCGCCTGGCTCAGCGGCTGGGGCCTGGACCCGAACGCCTTCGGCGACGGGCCCGTCGGGACGGCCCCCTTCGACTCCGTACTCGACGGCGTGCCCGCCACCCTCCTGCTCTTCGACGCCCACTCCATGCTGGCCAGCCGGCGCGCCCTCGAACTCGCGGGCGTCGACGGGCCGCGGACCTTCGACCAGGCCTCCGCCGAGGTGGTCTGCGACGCCGCCGGCCGGCCCACCGGCCTCCTCCTGGAGGACGCCGCCTGCGAACTCGTCGAACGCGTCGCCCCGCAGCCCACCCGCGAGGAGCGCCGCGACCGGCTGGCGGCCGCCCTGCACGGGATGGCCGCCGCCGGGCTGACCGGCGGCCACGCCATGGACGCGAACGGGGACAGCCTCGCCTTCTACGCCGAACTCGACGCGGCGGGCCGACTGCCGCTGCGCCTGCGCGTCGCACCCTGGTGCCAGCCCGGCACCGACGCCGACGCCGTACGCGCCCTCCTCGCCCAGCAGGGCACCGGTGGCAGGCTCTGGCGCACCGAGGGCGTGAAGATCTTCATGGACGGCACGATCGACAACGGCACCGCCTGGCTGGAACACCCCGACCGCAACGGCGAGTCCACGCACGCCTTCTGGCCCGACCCCGAGGTCTACACGAGGATCGTGGGCGAGTTCCACCGGGCCGGAGTGCCCACGGCCACCCACGCGATCGGCGACGCCGCCGTACGGCACGTGCTCGACGCCGTCGAGAAGGCCCAGGCCTCCGGCGGGCCCGGGCCCCGGGTGCGCCACCGGGTCGAGCACATCGAGACCGTCCCCGACGACACCCTGCGCCGCTTCGCCGAGCTCGGCGTCATCGCCTCCGTACAGCCCACCCACTGCTGCGACTTCACCCGCGCCGACCACACCGACAACTGGTCCCGCCGGCTCGGCGAGGAGCGTGCCTCGCGCGCCTGGCGCTGCCGCGACCTGTGGGAATCCGGAGCCACCGTGGTCCTCGGATCGGACTGGCCGATCGCCCCGTACCCCCCGCTCGGTGTCATGGGCGGCGCCCGCCACCGCCGCCCCAGCCGCGACCTCACCCAGGCCCCGCACGGCCCCGAGCAGGCCCTCACCGCCCTGCAGGCCCTCCAGGGCATGACCGTCAACGCCGCCCGTGCGGCGGGCGAGGAGCACATCGCGGGCCGGATCGCCCTCGGTCACCGCGCCGACCTGACGGTCCTCGCCGGTGACCCGCTCACCGTCGCCGCCACCGAACTGCCGGACCTGCCCGTGCTCCTCACCGCCGTCGACGGCGGCGTGACCCACCGCGACACGAGCCTGTGA
- a CDS encoding TetR/AcrR family transcriptional regulator has protein sequence MSSSVQRKRIRKSPEARRAEIVGTAAAVALAEGLECLTLRRIAEELDVRPGLISHYFPSVEDLVAEAFGTAAGAELELLLPAGEPGQAGATGSAGADGPAGADGPAGADGSAGADGDASTPTGRLTRFFARTSGEAYDAISRLWINARHLSRYRPLLRDRVAEQEAAWRGRLEGVIREGVECGEFRTEDPYVTAIQILVVLDGLGAHANTEDRGRPEAVTRMAVTTAERELGLPRGALTGDA, from the coding sequence ATGTCGTCAAGCGTCCAGCGCAAGCGGATCCGCAAGTCTCCGGAGGCCCGTCGGGCCGAGATCGTCGGCACGGCCGCAGCCGTCGCCCTGGCCGAAGGGCTGGAGTGCCTCACACTGCGCCGGATCGCCGAGGAGCTCGATGTCCGGCCGGGTCTCATCAGCCACTACTTCCCCTCGGTGGAGGACCTGGTCGCCGAGGCGTTCGGGACGGCCGCCGGGGCCGAGCTGGAGCTCCTGCTGCCGGCCGGGGAGCCTGGGCAGGCCGGAGCGACCGGATCGGCCGGTGCGGACGGGCCGGCCGGTGCGGACGGGCCGGCTGGTGCGGACGGGTCGGCCGGTGCGGACGGGGACGCGTCGACCCCGACCGGGCGGCTGACGCGGTTCTTCGCCCGCACGTCCGGAGAGGCCTACGACGCCATCAGCCGGCTCTGGATCAACGCCCGCCACCTCAGCCGCTACCGGCCCCTCCTGCGCGACCGGGTCGCCGAACAGGAGGCCGCCTGGCGCGGCCGGCTGGAAGGGGTGATCCGCGAGGGCGTCGAGTGCGGCGAGTTCCGCACGGAGGACCCGTACGTGACGGCGATTCAGATCCTCGTCGTCCTCGACGGCCTCGGCGCCCACGCCAACACCGAGGACCGCGGTCGCCCCGAAGCGGTGACCCGGATGGCGGTCACCACCGCGGAACGTGAACTCGGCCTGCCCCGCGGCGCCCTCACCGGCGACGCCTGA
- a CDS encoding purine-cytosine permease family protein, producing the protein MASPIPDPSPGSHPAPGALGQAAPTPERATRVEAHGIDHIPDAERHGRPRDLFSVWAAANVNYLSLVIGGALVLMGLSLWQSVAVIVVGNLFWLLTGLLATSGPAAGAPSEVITRAMYGVIGNRVMNAVGGWLVSVCYFALNLAAAAAAAFALVERAGITANTGIKAVVIVTIAALTLVISVYGHAMIMKLYLPMTLVLAAAFTVVAFAVLGHTDFSYRPSPPLTGAGLWAALLAGTTLIASGPLSYTTSADFSRYLPRTSSRKAIIGWTALGAFLPSVVVCSLGAFAATAVDMSDPQAALREILPAWFYPVFLLALILGTISVNALTAYSAGLALQAVGIRVRRSVSVLFDGAVAVALTLYGLLVSNLLDTVSNSLQLIVVLIGPVMAIYATDILLRRFRYDGRELADETPGSPFWYTGGVSPAGALALTAGVGAASLCVDTLYTGPIASALGGLDLSLPVGMAVSAALYAALMRTLTPVE; encoded by the coding sequence ATGGCGTCCCCGATTCCCGACCCGTCTCCCGGTTCACACCCGGCCCCCGGAGCGCTCGGACAGGCCGCACCGACCCCGGAACGGGCCACCCGCGTCGAGGCCCACGGCATCGACCACATCCCCGATGCCGAGCGCCACGGCCGCCCCCGGGACCTCTTCTCCGTCTGGGCGGCGGCGAACGTCAACTACCTCAGCCTGGTGATCGGCGGCGCGCTCGTCCTCATGGGGCTGAGCCTGTGGCAGTCCGTCGCCGTGATCGTGGTCGGCAACCTGTTCTGGCTGCTCACCGGCCTGCTCGCCACCTCGGGCCCGGCCGCCGGGGCGCCCAGCGAGGTGATCACCCGGGCCATGTACGGAGTCATCGGCAACCGCGTGATGAACGCGGTCGGCGGCTGGCTCGTCTCCGTCTGCTACTTCGCCCTCAACCTGGCCGCCGCCGCGGCCGCCGCCTTCGCCCTCGTGGAACGGGCCGGCATCACGGCGAACACCGGGATCAAGGCCGTCGTCATCGTGACCATCGCCGCGCTCACCCTGGTCATCAGCGTCTACGGCCACGCGATGATCATGAAGCTGTACCTCCCGATGACCCTGGTCCTGGCCGCCGCCTTCACCGTCGTCGCCTTCGCCGTGCTCGGCCACACGGACTTCTCCTACCGGCCCTCGCCACCCCTGACCGGCGCCGGCCTGTGGGCGGCGCTCCTCGCCGGCACCACCCTCATCGCCTCGGGCCCGCTCTCGTACACCACCAGCGCCGACTTCTCCCGCTACCTGCCCCGCACGTCCTCGCGGAAGGCGATCATCGGCTGGACCGCGCTCGGAGCCTTCCTGCCCAGCGTCGTCGTCTGCTCCCTGGGCGCGTTCGCCGCGACCGCGGTCGACATGAGCGACCCCCAGGCCGCGCTGCGGGAGATCCTGCCCGCCTGGTTCTACCCGGTCTTCCTGCTCGCCCTGATCCTCGGCACGATCTCCGTCAACGCCCTGACCGCCTACAGCGCCGGACTCGCCCTGCAGGCCGTCGGCATCCGCGTCCGGCGCTCCGTCAGCGTCCTGTTCGACGGGGCCGTCGCCGTCGCCCTGACCCTTTACGGCCTGCTCGTCTCCAACCTCCTGGACACCGTCAGCAACTCCCTCCAGCTGATCGTCGTCCTGATCGGCCCCGTCATGGCGATCTACGCGACCGACATCCTGCTGCGCCGGTTCCGCTACGACGGCCGGGAGCTCGCCGACGAGACCCCCGGCAGCCCCTTCTGGTACACGGGTGGCGTCAGCCCGGCGGGCGCCCTGGCGCTCACGGCGGGGGTGGGCGCGGCCTCCCTCTGCGTCGACACGCTCTACACCGGGCCGATCGCCTCGGCCCTGGGCGGCCTCGACCTCTCCCTGCCCGTCGGCATGGCCGTCTCCGCCGCCCTCTACGCGGCCTTGATGCGGACCCTTACGCCTGTGGAGTGA
- a CDS encoding SsgA family sporulation/cell division regulator codes for MITVIEQAAQARLVATAPKVETVPVTLCYDRADPFAVRMAFPAPATLEGVEVSWTFSRELLESGLDRPSGCGDVRVRPYDVDRTTIEFHATEGVAIVLMLTAELHRFLERAATVVPPGLEHLYLDMDHSLAELMRDTC; via the coding sequence TTGATCACTGTCATCGAGCAGGCCGCACAGGCCCGTCTGGTCGCCACCGCGCCGAAGGTCGAGACCGTGCCCGTCACCCTCTGCTACGACCGCGCGGATCCGTTCGCCGTGCGCATGGCGTTCCCCGCCCCGGCCACGCTGGAGGGCGTCGAGGTCTCGTGGACCTTCTCGCGCGAGCTGCTGGAGTCCGGGCTGGACCGCCCGTCGGGGTGTGGCGACGTACGCGTGCGCCCGTACGACGTCGACCGGACCACCATCGAGTTCCACGCGACGGAGGGCGTCGCGATCGTGCTGATGCTGACGGCCGAGCTCCACCGCTTCCTGGAGCGGGCGGCGACCGTGGTGCCGCCCGGTCTCGAACACCTTTACCTGGACATGGACCACAGCCTGGCCGAGCTGATGCGCGACACCTGCTGA
- a CDS encoding ABC-F family ATP-binding cassette domain-containing protein: MSNAPSSFITCSALSFDWPDGTPVFDGFHLTVGPGRTGLIGLNGCGKSTLLKLIAGELTPTEGQSSVAGSVGYLPQNVTLDTALRVDEALGIHTTRAALHAIEAGEATEANFTAVGDDWDVEERALATLDQLGLARIGLDRTVGELSGGESVLLRLAALLLARPDVLLLDEPTNNLDLRARSRLYAAVESWSGVMLLVSHDRELLERVDQIADLRDGEVRWYGGNFTAYEDMLAAEQESAERMVRVAEADVQRQKRELADAQVKLARRKRYGQKMYDNKREPKIVMGARKRAAQESAGKHRTMHTEKLAQAKERLDQAVEAVRDDDEIRIQLPATQVPPGRQVLTLSDLHLAHGAAVPGEWELRGPERIALVGRNGSGKTTLLRTIAGQLPPVSGAVVAHVTTRFLPQRLDVLDESRSVVENVARFAPQATNNLIRARLAHFLFRGARADRPAGTLSGGERFRAALAALLLAEPAPQLLMLDEPTNNLDLSSVRQLTDALESYEGALVVASHDVPFLESIGITRWLLLDGELRPTTAEEVREELWSSE; the protein is encoded by the coding sequence ATGAGTAACGCCCCTTCTTCTTTCATCACCTGCTCCGCACTGTCCTTCGACTGGCCCGACGGCACTCCCGTCTTCGACGGGTTCCATCTCACCGTCGGCCCGGGCCGAACCGGCCTGATCGGGCTCAACGGCTGCGGGAAATCCACCCTGCTGAAGCTGATCGCCGGCGAACTGACCCCGACCGAGGGCCAGTCCTCCGTCGCCGGCTCGGTCGGCTACCTCCCGCAGAACGTCACCCTCGACACCGCGCTGCGCGTGGACGAGGCGCTCGGCATCCACACCACCCGGGCCGCGCTGCACGCCATCGAGGCGGGCGAGGCCACCGAGGCGAACTTCACCGCCGTCGGGGACGACTGGGATGTGGAGGAGCGGGCCCTGGCCACGCTCGACCAGCTCGGACTCGCCCGGATCGGCCTGGACCGTACCGTCGGCGAGCTCTCGGGCGGCGAGTCCGTGCTGCTGCGGCTGGCCGCCCTGCTGCTCGCCCGCCCCGACGTCCTGCTGCTGGACGAACCCACCAACAACCTGGACCTGCGGGCCCGCAGCCGCCTGTACGCGGCGGTCGAGTCCTGGTCCGGGGTGATGCTCCTGGTCAGCCACGACCGGGAACTGCTGGAGCGGGTCGATCAGATCGCCGACCTGCGTGACGGCGAAGTCCGCTGGTACGGGGGCAACTTCACGGCGTACGAGGACATGCTCGCCGCCGAGCAGGAGTCCGCCGAGCGGATGGTCCGGGTCGCGGAGGCCGACGTACAGCGGCAGAAGCGCGAACTGGCGGACGCCCAGGTCAAATTGGCGCGGCGCAAGCGGTACGGGCAGAAGATGTACGACAACAAGCGCGAACCGAAGATCGTGATGGGTGCGCGCAAGCGCGCGGCCCAGGAGTCGGCGGGCAAGCACCGGACCATGCACACCGAGAAGCTGGCGCAGGCGAAGGAACGCCTGGACCAGGCGGTGGAGGCGGTGCGCGACGACGACGAGATCCGGATCCAGCTGCCCGCCACCCAGGTCCCGCCGGGGCGGCAGGTCCTGACCCTGAGCGATCTTCACCTGGCCCACGGAGCCGCCGTACCGGGTGAGTGGGAGCTGCGGGGGCCGGAGCGGATCGCCCTGGTGGGCCGCAACGGCTCAGGCAAGACCACGCTGCTGCGCACGATCGCGGGGCAGCTGCCGCCGGTGTCCGGGGCGGTGGTGGCGCATGTGACGACGCGGTTCCTGCCGCAGCGCCTCGACGTACTGGACGAGAGCCGTTCGGTGGTGGAGAACGTGGCGCGGTTCGCCCCGCAGGCCACCAACAACCTGATCCGGGCCCGGCTCGCGCACTTCCTGTTCCGCGGCGCCCGGGCGGACCGCCCGGCCGGCACGCTGTCGGGCGGCGAACGCTTCCGGGCGGCACTGGCGGCCCTGCTGCTGGCGGAGCCGGCTCCGCAGCTGCTCATGCTGGACGAGCCGACGAACAACCTGGACCTGTCGAGCGTGCGGCAGCTGACCGATGCGCTGGAGTCGTACGAGGGCGCACTCGTGGTGGCAAGCCACGACGTGCCGTTCCTGGAGTCGATCGGCATCACCCGATGGCTCCTGCTGGACGGCGAGCTGCGGCCGACGACGGCCGAGGAGGTCCGGGAGGAGCTGTGGTCGAGTGAGTGA
- a CDS encoding acyl-ACP desaturase, giving the protein MTITSPHLGSSEAWTDAKLLFALEEVVEKELNRHLKVTKDWMPHEYVPWSEGRNFPGFFEDGEAWDPQQSKVTDIGKIALVVNLLTEDNLPSYHHEIATLFGRNGAWGTWVHRWTAEEGRHGIVMRDYLLASRAVDPDKLEAFRMQHMSEGFESDNRHSMLHSVAYVAFQELATRISHRNTGHQSGDPVCDRMLARIAQDENLHMVFYRNLLGAAFELAPDLTMQAVRDVVVNFRMPGHGMPGFERMAAQMAIGGVYNLRIHHDDVLSPVIRFLKIMDIDGLGPEGQKAQEELGLFMNGLDSEARKFDEKLAARAARLAARKA; this is encoded by the coding sequence GTGACGATCACCTCTCCCCACCTCGGCAGCTCGGAGGCGTGGACAGACGCCAAGCTGCTGTTCGCGCTGGAAGAGGTGGTCGAAAAGGAGCTCAACCGCCATCTGAAGGTCACCAAGGACTGGATGCCCCACGAGTACGTCCCGTGGAGCGAGGGCCGGAACTTCCCGGGCTTCTTCGAGGACGGCGAAGCCTGGGACCCGCAGCAGTCCAAGGTCACCGACATCGGCAAGATCGCGCTGGTCGTGAACCTGCTGACCGAGGACAACCTCCCCAGCTACCACCACGAGATCGCGACGCTCTTCGGCCGCAACGGCGCCTGGGGCACGTGGGTGCACCGCTGGACCGCCGAGGAGGGCCGCCACGGCATCGTGATGCGCGACTACCTGCTGGCCTCGCGCGCCGTGGACCCGGACAAGCTGGAAGCCTTCCGCATGCAGCACATGTCGGAGGGGTTCGAGTCCGACAACCGCCACTCCATGCTGCACTCGGTGGCGTACGTGGCCTTCCAGGAGCTCGCGACCCGCATCTCGCACCGCAACACCGGCCACCAGTCCGGTGACCCGGTCTGCGACCGGATGCTGGCCCGCATCGCGCAGGACGAGAACCTGCACATGGTCTTCTACCGCAACCTGCTGGGCGCGGCCTTCGAGCTCGCCCCGGACCTGACCATGCAGGCCGTGCGGGACGTCGTCGTCAACTTCCGGATGCCCGGACACGGCATGCCCGGCTTCGAGCGGATGGCCGCGCAGATGGCCATCGGCGGGGTCTACAACCTGCGGATCCACCACGACGACGTACTGAGCCCCGTGATCCGCTTCCTCAAGATCATGGACATCGACGGCCTCGGCCCCGAGGGCCAGAAGGCCCAGGAGGAGCTCGGGCTGTTCATGAACGGCCTGGACTCCGAGGCCCGTAAGTTCGACGAGAAGCTGGCCGCCCGCGCGGCCCGCCTCGCCGCCCGCAAGGCCTGA
- a CDS encoding WhiB family transcriptional regulator — protein sequence MSINTTAATTDTAWYDLALCAQTGPGFFFPEPGSSLRDAKRLCGACEGRAACLEYALANDERFGVWGGLSEAERQALRSRRS from the coding sequence ATGTCGATTAACACCACTGCCGCGACCACTGACACCGCTTGGTACGACCTCGCCCTGTGCGCCCAGACGGGCCCCGGCTTCTTCTTCCCGGAGCCCGGCTCCTCGCTGCGCGACGCGAAGCGGCTCTGCGGAGCCTGCGAAGGGCGGGCGGCCTGCTTGGAGTACGCCCTGGCCAATGACGAGCGCTTCGGAGTCTGGGGCGGCCTCTCGGAGGCCGAGCGCCAGGCCTTGCGTTCCCGCCGCAGCTGA
- a CDS encoding TetR/AcrR family transcriptional regulator — protein MADGRVERGNQTRRAVLDRTMNIASVDGLEGLSLGKIAADLGLSKSGVFALFGSKEDLQLATVRAAVDVFKDEVVRPVHRDPNGLAKVWRLCERWLDYSGRRVFPGGCFFYSVSAEFDARPGPVRDEIAKARSDWTRYIERLLDEARLTGGFRDASDADEVPQVAFELTAVMELANAHSVLHGDPLAYERAGRAILRRLRAVAAAPDELPERPPAFTSPS, from the coding sequence ATGGCTGACGGACGCGTGGAACGCGGCAACCAGACGCGGCGGGCCGTTCTCGACCGGACGATGAACATCGCTTCCGTGGACGGCCTGGAAGGCCTGTCCCTGGGGAAGATCGCCGCGGATCTCGGCCTGAGCAAGAGCGGGGTGTTCGCGCTCTTCGGTTCCAAGGAGGATCTGCAGCTCGCCACCGTCCGTGCCGCCGTCGACGTGTTCAAGGACGAGGTGGTGCGGCCCGTGCACCGGGACCCCAACGGTCTCGCCAAGGTGTGGCGGCTGTGCGAGCGCTGGCTCGACTACTCGGGGCGCCGGGTCTTCCCCGGCGGATGCTTCTTCTACTCCGTCTCCGCGGAATTCGACGCGCGCCCCGGCCCCGTACGGGACGAGATCGCCAAGGCGCGGTCCGACTGGACGCGTTACATCGAGCGGCTGCTGGACGAGGCGCGGCTGACGGGCGGGTTCCGGGACGCGTCCGACGCGGACGAGGTACCGCAGGTCGCCTTCGAGTTGACGGCCGTGATGGAACTGGCCAACGCGCATTCCGTCCTGCACGGCGACCCTCTGGCGTACGAGCGGGCCGGCCGGGCGATCCTGCGCCGGCTGCGCGCGGTGGCGGCCGCCCCGGACGAACTCCCGGAGCGACCGCCTGCGTTCACCTCGCCTTCCTGA